A stretch of the Nakaseomyces glabratus chromosome L, complete sequence genome encodes the following:
- the SQT1 gene encoding Sqt1p (CAGL0L09647g~Ortholog(s) have unfolded protein binding activity, role in ribosomal large subunit assembly and cytosol, cytosolic ribosome, nucleus, preribosome, large subunit precursor localization), with product MEREGSPEDEFIGNDEVDQVIEVEGGEPIEEDDGMDEAMEGGEVEETIEVDLSNNSRTYFDKHTDSVFVVAHHPSLPLVASGGADNVIHLWTSHSQPPKFAGTLSGHTESVIAAHFTPDGKFLVSADMTGKLLVHASVKGGAQWKLVSELQEVEEIIWLKVHPKVSGAFALGATDGSVWCYQINGEGASATVEQLMSGFSHQSECTMGEFINIEKSEELGTLDLVTCSLDSSIVSWNCYTGQVNFKIAQPELKGMECPWISLSVAPVEMTKGNGGILACGSNNGVIAIINCNNNGAVLHLSGVIELKPDQEELDSSIESIAWAKGFPLMALGLVGGEVLLYDTNMWRVRRKFVLEDSVTKIVFDSRDNLFVSCINGKVYEYDSRTGQEKFTFLGHNMGVLDFIITEMGGDKRLITAGDEGVSLVFDVQA from the coding sequence ATGGAACGTGAAGGGAGTCCCGAGGATGAGTTTATTGGCAACGATGAGGTTGACCAAGTGATTGAAGTTGAAGGTGGTGAGCCGATCGAGGAAGATGACGGTATGGATGAAGCTATGGAAGGCGGTGAAGTTGAGGAGACTATTGAGGTTGATCTGTCCAACAACTCGCGTACGTATTTTGACAAGCACACTGACTCTGTGTTTGTAGTGGCGCACCATCCCAGCCTGCCGCTGGTGGCGTCCGGTGGCGCAGACAATGTAATCCATCTATGGACCTCTCACTCACAACCACCTAAGTTTGCTGGTACCTTGAGTGGCCATACTGAGTCAGTTATAGCGGCTCACTTTACTCCAGATGGAAAGTTTTTGGTGTCTGCAGACATGACTGGTAAGTTATTAGTACATGCTTCTGTGAAAGGCGGTGCTCAATGGAAACTAGTGTCAGAGTTGCAAGAAGTCGAAGAGATCATATGGCTGAAGGTTCACCCTAAGGTCAGCGGTGCTTTTGCATTAGGTGCCACCGACGGCTCTGTTTGGTGCTATCAAATTAACGGTGAAGGTGCTTCCGCCACCGTTGAACAACTGATGAGTGGGTTCTCTCATCAAAGTGAGTGTACAATGGGTGAGtttatcaatattgaaAAGAGTGAAGAACTAGGTACTTTGGACTTGGTCACATGCTCTCTTGATAGCAGTATTGTAAGTTGGAACTGTTACACCGGCCAAGTAAACTTCAAGATCGCTCAACCTGAGCTGAAAGGTATGGAATGTCCTTGGATTTCTCTATCAGTTGCGCCTGTGGAAATGACTAAAGGTAATGGTGGTATTTTGGCCTGTGGTTCCAACAATGGTGTGATAGCTATAATAAATTGTAACAACAACGGTGCAGTATTACACTTGTCCGGTGTGATAGAATTAAAGCCAGACCAGGAAGAACTTGATTCATCAATCGAAAGTATCGCATGGGCTAAGGGTTTCCCATTGATGGCTCTGGGTCTTGTCGGTGGTGAGGTGCTGCTCTATGACACCAACATGTGGAGAGTAAGGAGGAAGTTTGTCCTAGAAGACTCTGTCACAAAGATAGTCTTTGACTCTAGAGACAActtatttgtttcttgcATCAACGGTAAGGTTTACGAGTACGACTCAAGAACTGGCCAAGAGAAATTCACCTTTTTAGGTCACAACATGGGTGTACTAGATTTCATAATAACAGAAATGGGCGGTGACAAGCGCCTAATAACTGCTGGTGATGAAGGTGTGTCTCTAGTTTTCGACGTCCAAGCTTAG
- the URB1 gene encoding Urb1p (CAGL0L09669g~Ortholog(s) have mRNA binding activity and role in maturation of 5.8S rRNA from tricistronic rRNA transcript (SSU-rRNA, 5.8S rRNA, LSU-rRNA), maturation of LSU-rRNA from tricistronic rRNA transcript (SSU-rRNA, 5.8S rRNA, LSU-rRNA)), with protein sequence MSTNEQRGKSFKADNVMENSTSENRLREVVDELFPQAESYNYSDLILLCERGFLNQVVQSWSYFAQVNNHVRFGKLTNLLFKTLVVLGRDTSIEIHGSALIKLILEQYAKVMYRGLSSMRRGNTIPTLKLMKQIIHFGEGKHLQDFLSYFDLKLSIIPKILTPSKAELNEPTDAPSYREYFISFFIELIAKAPTIIRKDILMDNYKILSAWFKFMDKADSHEILLQTITLFINSILLEPSFKKMTKTKVLNEMVLMKLHTLYYAGDKTLKKKVNEFFKIYGSDPVHSVAFTDDCVWFKTSPYNNDQKGVTITINQRNFTIYNKLLFNLLKIFKPWDDVMQTNTVVSILKNVPELVAPYSHYLLSLGNHDPNITSYWSGLTLLYGKIIRLDIPKFMTVVETDEVPDATIVIESIIPAPLSKGSSTKTLQYDNYLVKMMGAQLLVFSFQKLRKVFDLYEMKGWSSKKLELSSLFLSRIPEMAVISNALNQVYSNSPKKLILLLTLTMILREYAELFPNLFSLNLPSSNIFMDILAKESFNEIEFAILDNFLKFQPYCGSQTKWWTSTESQRSLFTSMILLGATKDLSIRKKVETLLDGLIKNTIIFSTGLIKPIAALINSLEAVCKTDSNGEQINKIATLLDSSIMRCINTPYKYSDKATNFNQISPFIVTLTEQWKFVDKSTDYDLVLNWLMILTRNLWVVGESRDGILALLRKELPESTGEINDYFDINIYSNNENCIKENDHILKQMTDQSFFQMITLSSVKELSKGSARIPTSQFDCASLFFYLELIILDANIAFDKICEHSIMNAISMIDGYLQTDVSFKIQDITNIENILRILCTSSEDMKKGSFAMLKYFDLLISNNIKSPAFSKFILDLLNSSKFNYTSSFTTLFPKIIEYLNGYELEKINDKSILASDPTTAVRKLATETDATISFELLEACIAESEQSDNALSLVTVIKDGRVECDDSSKLIAAVIDKTELLSAFFQSNYFDEKKIESYISVINSPSPCLALHIRDVTNNPIATEYVYKVADYCIKNLNNLTDSEMENFLKIIVEDTEILNQENLLRVSEFALEEYHHKFRAVNVLLVRNIVAIDDALKKKWLTKLVLYITKYLSERENMNFNFKELIKATDDYFSDFNIWENVAPSLLNTQLEVILQSKWISNTDILHYLIKLTLGSSKKIASQRVIQLLLNNENITLNDNKANYITKYLTALLINSICATDIKNTCTTLTLRKCVSFYRGSLAAHDRVLLNVIETAEAQTGSSWINDVITWDYIQNAGDVLDVVSDINLISQINGGFVVTLRKDFIENTCKFAGQVGRPNFTDDIRSELQHIDSNNNDSFFDSINRTPRNVLESCYDPYALMLISIQNDELVQAASHAELKESVNHTYRMDVQKFLDAALFQVVITCLAWDGTISDVANIILKQLLISLSEIKETSDLFIFKLLLQKIIFSIEHAKARSKNSSLPKVVFHFISRLIPLLMDPANPLYESAYRWVLDSPFIRSNEIPLTHNFIEISESGSNHETYFKQLVWVLESLEQGIIDKHDLGILKSKGVLDWLLSLPNINCLSVRIQGLISSIIYRLQRIENGGVSLITRFAGISSFEMRSVILNDKLREAKANIEKNDKNTNHQRQYLVTKEQQLASEEILEGFATIIQSQKRLREWTNYDEDNILKRICHSK encoded by the coding sequence ATGTCTACCAATGAGCAAAGGGGCAAGTCCTTTAAGGCAGACAATGTCATGGAGAACAGCACCTCTGAAAACAGACTGAGGGAAGTAGTAGATGAATTATTCCCACAAGCTGAGAGTTATAACTATAGTGATCTGATCCTTTTATGTGAGCGTGGGTTTTTGAATCAGGTTGTTCAAAGTTGGTCATATTTCGCGCAAGTTAATAACCATGTTAGGTTTGGTAAGTTGACAAACCTGCTTTTTAAGACATTAGTGGTGCTGGGACGTGATACCAGCATTGAAATCCATGGTTCTGCTCTGATTAAGTTGATCTTAGAGCAATATGCGAAGGTAATGTATAGAGGGTTGAGTTCAATGAGAAGAGGTAACACAATTCCTACTCTAAAACTGATGAAACAAATTATACACTTCGGTGAAGGCAAGCATCTTCAAGACTTTTTAAGTTACTTTGATCTCAAATTATCTATAATTCCTAAAATTTTAACGCCTTCTAAAGCAGAATTAAATGAACCAACAGATGCTCCATCTTATAGAGAATACTTCATCAGCTTTTTCATTGAACTGATCGCAAAGGCTCCAACTATCATAAGAAAGGATATTCTAATGGACAATTATAAAATTCTTAGTGCGTGGTTTAAGTTTATGGACAAGGCCGATAGCCACGAAATACTCTTACAGACAATCACATTGTTTATCAACTCAATATTATTAGAGCCAAGtttcaagaagatgacTAAAACGAAAGTCTTGAACGAAATGGTTCTCATGAAGCTGCACACTCTATACTATGCTGGCGACAAAACtctgaaaaagaaagtcaacgaattcttcaaaatttatGGTTCAGATCCAGTGCACTCAGTTGCATTCACAGATGATTGCGTATGGTTCAAAACTTCTCCATATAATAATGATCAAAAAGGTGTTACGATTACAATAAACCAAAGGAACTTTACCATATATaacaaattattattcaacctattgaaaatattcaagCCCTGGGACGATGTTATGCAGACTAATACTGTGGTAAGCATTTTAAAAAATGTTCCTGAATTGGTAGCTCCATATTCTCATTACTTGCTCTCATTAGGAAACCATGATCCTAATATCACATCCTACTGGTCTGGTTTGACGTTGTTATATGGAAAAATCATACGTTTAGATATACCCAAATTTATGACTGTAGTCGAAACTGATGAGGTTCCCGATGCTACTATTGTAATTGAGAGCATCATTCCAGCCCCACTTTCGAAAGGGTCTAGTACAAAAACTCTTCAATACGATAACTATTTAGTTAAGATGATGGGAGCACAACTTCTTGTATTTTCATTCCAAAAACTAAGAAAAGTGTTTGATCTATATGAAATGAAGGGCTGGTCATCAAAGAAGTTAGAACTAAGCTCATTGTTCTTGTCCAGGATCCCCGAAATGGCTGTCATATCAAATGCACTAAACCAAGTGTACTCGAACTCTCCAAAAAAACTCATATTACTACTAACATTAACCATGATATTACGCGAGTATGCTGAATTATTCCCAAACTTGTTTTCCTTGAACTTGCCTTCTTCCAATATATTTATGGATATTTTAGCAAAGGAATCTTTCAATGAAATAGAATTTGCAATTCTGGAtaactttttgaaattccAACCTTACTGTGGGTCTCAAACTAAGTGGTGGACTTCTACTGAATCCCAAAGATCTCTTTTCACATCAATGATTTTACTAGGCGCTACTAAGGATCTATCCATCAGAAAAAAGGTCGAAACCCTTTTGGATGGTCTAATTAAGAATACAATCATCTTCAGCACTGGATTAATTAAACCCATAGCAGCATTAATTAACAGTCTAGAAGCTGTCTGTAAGACAGACTCCAATGGAGAACagataaataaaattgCCACATTATTAGATTCATCTATCATGAGATGTATCAACACACCCTATAAATACTCCGATAAAGCAACAAATTTCAACCAGATATCACCATTTATTGTGACCCTAACTGAACAATGGAAATTTGTAGACAAATCAACTGATTATGATTTAGTCTTAAACTGGCTAATGATACTTACCAGAAATCTATGGGTTGTGGGTGAGTCAAGAGATGGGATTCTGGCACTTCTAAGAAAGGAATTACCTGAATCCACAGGGGAAATCAATGATTATTTCGATATAAATATCTACTCCAACAATGAAAATTGCATCAAGGAAAATGATCATATACTAAAACAAATGACCGATCAATCATTCTTTCAAATGATTACACTATCAAGTGTTAAAGAACTCTCAAAGGGCTCTGCCCGTATTCCAACATCACAGTTCGATTGCGCtagtcttttcttttatctAGAACTGATTATATTAGATGCAAACATTGCTTTCGACAAAATCTGTGAGCATTCTATAATGAATGCTATTAGTATGATAGATGGCTACTTACAAACGGATGTATCATTTAAAATTCAAGATATTActaatattgaaaatattttaagAATTTTATGTACCTCTAGTGAGGATATGAAAAAAGGTAGTTTTGCAATGCTGAAGTATTTTGATTTGTTGATTAGCAACAACATCAAGTCCCCAGCtttctcaaaatttatcTTAGATCTTTTAAACTCGTCAAAGTTCAACTACACATCATCATTTACTACTTTATTTCCtaaaattattgaatatCTGAATGGTTATGAACTTGAAAAGATCAATGACAAGAGCATATTAGCTTCCGATCCTACAACTGCTGTGCGAAAACTAGCAACAGAAACTGACGCGACTATATCATTTGAGTTGCTTGAAGCGTGTATTGCAGAGAGCGAACAAAGTGACAATGCATTATCTCTGGTGACAGTCATCAAAGATGGAAGGGTGGAATGTGATGATAGTTCAAAATTGATAGCTGCTGTTATTGACAAAACTGAATTGTTATCAGCTTTTTTCCAGTCTAATTATTTcgatgaaaagaagataGAAAGTTATATTAGCGTTATCAATTCGCCATCACCTTGTTTAGCATTACATATCCGTGATGTTACAAACAACCCAATTGCGACTGAGTATGTTTATAAGGTGGCTGACTATTGtattaaaaatttgaacAATCTCACAGATTCAGAAATGGAaaactttttgaaaataatagtaGAAGACACTGAAATCCTAAATCAAGAAAACCTTTTAAGGGTTTCTGAGTTTGCCTTAGAAGAATATCACCATAAATTCCGTGCAGTTAATGTGCTTCTAGTTAGAAATATTGTGGCGATAGATGAtgctttgaagaaaaaatggcTCACAAAATTGGTGCTTTACATAACTAAATATCTTTCTGAGAGAGAGAATatgaatttcaatttcaaggAGCTCATTAAAGCTACGGATGACTACTTCTCAGATTTCAATATTTGGGAAAATGTAGCACCATCACTTCTGAACACTCAATTAGAAGTCATACTACAAAGCAAATGGATAAGCAATACCGATATTTTACACTACCTAATCAAACTTACTTTGGGCTcctcaaaaaaaattgcttcCCAGAGAGTCATTCAACTATTACTAAACAATGAGAACATCACTTTAAATGACAACAAGGCCAACTACATTACGAAGTATTTAACTGCTCTTTTGATAAACAGTATATGCGCAACTGACATAAAAAATACCTGTACTACGCTAACCTTAAGAAAGTGTGTCTCCTTTTATAGAGGAAGTCTTGCAGCCCATGATAGAGTTTTATTGAATGTCATCGAAACAGCAGAGGCACAAACTGGCTCTTCTTGGATCAATGACGTGATAACTTGGGATTACATTCAAAATGCAGGTGATGTATTGGATGTTGTTTCTGACATTAATTTGATCAGTCAAATAAATGGTGGATTTGTCGTAACGCTGAGAAAGGACTTTATCGAGAACACTTGCAAGTTTGCTGGTCAAGTTGGTAGACCTAATTTTACGGATGATATCAGATCAGAGCTACAGCATATTGATTCAAACAACAATGACTCattttttgattcaatCAACCGGACTCCTCGCAATGTTTTAGAATCCTGCTATGACCCATACGCACTAATGCTAATATCCATACAAAATGACGAGTTGGTACAAGCAGCCAGCCATGCGGAATTAAAAGAATCTGTTAATCACACCTACAGAATGGACGTTCAGAAATTTCTGGATGCTGCTCTTTTTCAAGTAGTCATCACTTGTCTAGCATGGGATGGCACAATTTCTGATGTGGCCAATATTATTCTAAAACAACTTTTGATCTCCCTATCTGAAATAAAGGAAACTAGTGATCTCTTTATCTTTAAACTTTTgcttcaaaaaataatatttagTATCGAACATGCAAAAGCACGCAGCAAGAACTCTTCTCTTCCTAAAGttgtatttcatttcatttccCGGTTAATACCATTACTGATGGATCCAGCTAATCCTCTATACGAAAGCGCCTATAGATGGGTCCTTGACAGTCCTTTTATTAGAAGTAATGAAATCCCACTAACTCATAACTTTATTGAGATCTCAGAATCCGGGAGTAACCATGAGACCTACTTCAAACAATTAGTTTGGGTATTGGAATCATTGGAGCAAGGTATCATTGATAAACACGACCTTGGTATACTTAAATCTAAAGGAGTATTAGATTGGTTGCTAAGTTTGCCAAACATCAATTGCTTATCTGTTAGAATTCAGGGACtaatatcttcaataaTTTACAGACTGCAAAGAATTGAGAATGGTGGAGTTTCCTTAATTACAAGATTTGCTGGAATATCCTCCTTTGAAATGCGCTCCGTAATTCTGAATGATAAACTACGGGAAGCTAAGGCTAATATCGAAAAAAATGACAAAAATACCAACCATCAGCGTCAATACTTGGTGACAAAAGAGCAGCAACTTGCTAGCGAGGAAATACTGGAAGGTTTTGCGACTATTATACAGTCCCAAAAACGTTTGAGAGAATGGACTAACTATGATGAGGACAATATCCTCAAAAGAATATGTCACAGTAAGTAA